A stretch of the Clostridiales bacterium genome encodes the following:
- a CDS encoding glycoside hydrolase family 1 protein: protein MSFPKGFLIGASTAAHQVEGNNINSDYWAQEQMPHSSFTEPSGIACDHYNRYEEDIRLLAQAGLNAYRFSIEWARIEPEEGRFDENEIRHYRKVIHCCRENGVEPIVTLMHFTSPVWLIKKGGWEAENTIGYFRRYAAYVAEKLGDEIRYICTINEANMGLQLAAISKRFELMARQARKNAQKAEGTVQVGMNFQKMMENIKYAAMENAEIFGTPQPQIFVSSRTPEGDILVFRAHQAAKEAIKAIHPEIQVGITLSLHDLQALPGGQAFAEKAWDEEFRHYLPYIQGDDFLGVQNYTRTQYGPEGQLPCPEGAELTQMDYEFYPEALEHVIRKVHEVFKGDLIVTENGIATADDTRRVEFIRRALQGVEDCLNDGIPVKGYCHWSLMDNFEWQKGFGMTFGLIAVDRQTLKRVPKESLFYLGKYHHGNAQI from the coding sequence ATGTCGTTCCCCAAAGGCTTTTTGATCGGGGCGTCCACCGCCGCCCATCAGGTGGAAGGCAATAATATTAACAGCGATTACTGGGCGCAGGAGCAGATGCCCCATTCCAGCTTTACGGAGCCCAGCGGCATCGCCTGTGATCACTATAACCGATATGAAGAAGATATCCGTCTTTTAGCGCAGGCCGGATTGAACGCTTATCGTTTCTCCATCGAGTGGGCGAGAATTGAGCCGGAAGAAGGACGCTTTGATGAGAATGAGATCCGGCATTACCGGAAGGTAATTCACTGCTGCCGGGAAAACGGCGTGGAACCCATAGTGACGCTGATGCATTTCACCAGCCCGGTATGGCTGATCAAAAAGGGTGGCTGGGAGGCCGAAAACACCATCGGATATTTCCGCCGCTATGCTGCCTATGTGGCCGAAAAGCTGGGCGATGAAATCAGATATATCTGCACCATCAATGAAGCCAACATGGGCCTGCAGCTGGCGGCTATCTCCAAACGCTTTGAGCTGATGGCCCGGCAGGCCCGGAAGAACGCGCAGAAGGCAGAAGGCACAGTGCAGGTGGGTATGAATTTCCAGAAGATGATGGAAAACATAAAGTATGCCGCTATGGAGAACGCGGAAATCTTCGGCACCCCACAACCGCAGATTTTTGTTTCTTCCCGTACCCCGGAAGGCGACATCCTGGTATTCCGCGCTCATCAGGCAGCCAAGGAAGCCATCAAAGCCATTCATCCTGAAATCCAGGTTGGCATCACTCTGTCGCTCCACGATCTGCAGGCGCTTCCCGGCGGACAAGCCTTTGCAGAGAAAGCCTGGGATGAGGAATTCCGCCACTATCTTCCCTACATTCAGGGAGATGATTTCCTGGGTGTACAGAATTATACCCGCACCCAATATGGACCGGAAGGCCAGCTTCCATGTCCTGAGGGGGCTGAACTGACGCAGATGGATTATGAGTTCTATCCGGAGGCCCTGGAGCATGTGATCCGCAAGGTACATGAGGTGTTCAAAGGGGATTTGATTGTCACCGAGAACGGCATTGCTACGGCTGACGACACCCGTCGGGTGGAATTCATCCGCAGGGCTTTGCAGGGCGTTGAGGACTGCCTGAATGACGGGATCCCTGTGAAAGGTTATTGCCACTGGAGCCTGATGGATAATTTTGAGTGGCAGAAAGGCTTTGGCATGACCTTTGGCCTTATCGCAGTTGACCGGCAGACGCTGAAGCGTGTTCCTAAAGAGAGCCTGTTTTATCTGGGGAAATACCATCATGGGAATGCTCAGATATAG
- a CDS encoding SDR family oxidoreductase yields MLKNVLNTDLTGKVAAVTGAGGVLCSCFAKALARAGAKVALLDLNFDNADRFAQEIRDEGGIAKAYACNVLDKEICYQVADEVLADLGPCDILINGAGGNNPKATTDKEYFEPGDIESETKSFFDLDKSGVEFVFNLNFIGTLLPTQAFARQMVGREGCNILNISSMNAYCPLTKIPAYSGAKAAVTNFTQWLAVHFSKAGIRVNAIAPGFFATKQNAALLFNPDGTPTERTGKILAATPMGRFGDSETELSGAVLFLLNNDAAGFITGVTIPIDGGFSVYSGV; encoded by the coding sequence ATGCTGAAGAACGTACTGAATACGGATCTGACCGGGAAAGTTGCCGCAGTAACCGGCGCGGGCGGTGTGCTGTGCTCGTGTTTCGCGAAGGCGCTGGCCCGGGCGGGAGCGAAGGTTGCCCTGCTGGACCTGAACTTTGACAATGCGGATCGGTTTGCGCAGGAGATCCGGGACGAAGGCGGCATCGCGAAAGCTTACGCTTGCAACGTGCTGGACAAGGAAATCTGTTACCAGGTGGCGGATGAAGTGCTGGCAGACCTGGGTCCCTGCGACATCCTGATTAACGGCGCGGGCGGTAACAATCCGAAAGCGACCACTGATAAAGAATACTTTGAGCCGGGTGATATTGAGAGCGAAACGAAATCGTTTTTTGACCTGGACAAATCCGGTGTGGAATTCGTCTTCAACCTGAACTTCATCGGCACCCTGCTGCCTACCCAGGCCTTTGCGCGCCAGATGGTTGGAAGGGAAGGCTGCAATATCCTGAATATCAGCTCCATGAACGCCTACTGTCCGCTGACCAAGATTCCGGCTTATTCCGGCGCGAAGGCGGCAGTGACCAACTTTACCCAGTGGCTGGCGGTGCATTTCAGCAAAGCTGGTATCCGGGTCAATGCCATTGCCCCTGGCTTCTTCGCCACGAAACAAAACGCCGCGCTGCTTTTCAATCCAGACGGAACGCCCACGGAACGAACCGGCAAGATCCTGGCCGCTACCCCGATGGGCCGTTTCGGCGACAGTGAAACGGAGCTGTCCGGCGCCGTACTCTTCTTACTGAACAACGATGCTGCTGGCTTCATCACCGGTGTGACCATTCCGATCGACGGCGGGTTTTCTGTGTATTCCGGAGTGTAA
- a CDS encoding host specificity protein: MNERLRKITGKMERGETVIGVFVLLADASVSEIVGYSGCDFVWIDSEHGMMDRREIYHHVLAAQSAGACAFVRVPGVEYYQIKNTLDMGPDGVIFPFVNTPEIARKAVEACTYPADGGKRGIGPLRAIRYGLDNEAEYLKAARDEVWKILQIESMEAVDHLEEIAKVPGYHSLFVGPADLGMSMTGIDPEDKPALIADIQRRTARAAAANGKYCGSCAGPSKESCRELQDRGVQWMTIAQDARILSAYLADAVRKIRT; encoded by the coding sequence ATGAACGAAAGACTGCGGAAAATAACAGGGAAAATGGAACGGGGGGAAACGGTCATCGGCGTGTTCGTTCTCCTGGCGGACGCTTCGGTCAGCGAGATCGTCGGCTATTCCGGCTGCGATTTTGTGTGGATTGATTCCGAACACGGGATGATGGACCGCCGTGAAATCTATCATCACGTATTGGCTGCGCAGTCAGCGGGCGCCTGCGCCTTTGTGCGTGTTCCGGGGGTGGAGTATTATCAGATCAAGAACACCCTGGACATGGGGCCGGACGGCGTTATCTTTCCTTTTGTAAATACCCCGGAGATTGCGCGGAAAGCCGTGGAGGCCTGCACCTATCCCGCTGACGGCGGCAAGCGGGGGATCGGGCCGCTGCGCGCCATCCGATACGGGCTCGACAATGAAGCGGAATACCTGAAGGCTGCCCGGGATGAGGTATGGAAGATTCTCCAGATTGAAAGTATGGAAGCGGTCGATCACCTGGAGGAGATTGCGAAAGTACCCGGGTATCATTCCCTGTTTGTGGGGCCGGCCGATCTGGGAATGTCCATGACCGGCATCGATCCTGAAGACAAGCCGGCCCTGATTGCGGATATCCAGCGGCGGACAGCCCGGGCAGCCGCGGCAAACGGGAAGTACTGCGGCTCCTGCGCTGGGCCTTCCAAAGAATCCTGCAGGGAATTGCAGGACCGGGGCGTTCAATGGATGACAATCGCCCAGGATGCGAGAATCCTCAGCGCTTACCTGGCGGATGCCGTCCGAAAGATCAGGACATAA
- a CDS encoding acetylxylan esterase, protein MHYDPMEKHLELMRHAPRAMKYDGSVPFEQWQETARQKLAELLGLPLEMPESDGFAIEYDEMREDFREIRFTYASEPLADVCCYLLLPKEYEGRLPMVICLQGHTKGCHISLGRVKYEGDELKIGDGDRDFGLQIVRRGQAALVMEQRAFGERGGTSAGSQCGLPAMSALLLGRTLVGERVWDVMRGIDCVTAHFDMIDAGKIALMGQSGGGTVACYAGALEQRIAAVMPASSFCGYMESIGVRQHCACNYVPGIMKYFDMGDLAGMTAPRPMVVVGGTEDPLFPLESASREFAVAREYYHTAGTPGNVRHVIGNGGHRFYAADAWPVFDEVTGWR, encoded by the coding sequence ATGCATTACGATCCGATGGAAAAGCACCTGGAACTGATGCGGCATGCCCCGCGTGCGATGAAGTATGACGGCAGCGTGCCGTTTGAACAATGGCAGGAGACTGCCCGTCAAAAGCTGGCGGAGCTGCTCGGCCTGCCGCTGGAGATGCCGGAAAGCGACGGATTCGCCATCGAATACGATGAAATGCGGGAGGACTTCCGGGAGATCCGCTTTACCTATGCCAGCGAGCCGCTGGCGGACGTGTGCTGCTACCTGCTGCTGCCGAAGGAATATGAAGGCCGGCTGCCGATGGTGATCTGCCTGCAGGGGCATACCAAAGGCTGCCACATTTCCCTGGGCCGGGTGAAATATGAGGGGGACGAGCTGAAGATCGGGGACGGCGACCGGGATTTCGGCCTCCAGATCGTGCGCCGGGGCCAGGCAGCCCTGGTAATGGAGCAGCGCGCGTTCGGAGAACGCGGAGGAACTTCTGCGGGCTCCCAATGCGGCCTGCCCGCCATGTCGGCGCTCCTGCTGGGGCGCACGCTGGTGGGGGAACGGGTATGGGACGTGATGCGGGGAATCGACTGTGTGACCGCGCACTTTGACATGATCGACGCCGGGAAGATCGCGCTGATGGGCCAGTCGGGCGGCGGCACCGTCGCCTGCTATGCCGGCGCGCTGGAACAGCGCATCGCCGCGGTGATGCCCGCCTCATCCTTCTGCGGATATATGGAATCCATCGGGGTCCGGCAGCACTGCGCCTGCAACTATGTTCCGGGGATCATGAAGTATTTTGATATGGGGGATCTCGCGGGCATGACGGCGCCCCGGCCGATGGTGGTCGTGGGCGGCACGGAGGATCCGCTGTTCCCGCTGGAATCAGCCAGCCGGGAATTTGCCGTGGCCCGGGAATACTACCACACTGCCGGGACGCCGGGAAATGTGCGTCATGTGATCGGCAATGGCGGACACCGCTTCTACGCCGCGGACGCCTGGCCGGTTTTTGATGAAGTGACCGGATGGAGATAA
- a CDS encoding metallophosphoesterase: MKTESVPGMMQTTKQKSRFLRGLLRILIAFIVLMIIIGVAVYIYSLYTQTHYRITFYQETSGKVSGNIRIAVISDIHNREYGENNRTLISDIRALDPDLILFPGDMVILDEEDYQPMLNLVSELSGIAPCYGVLGNHESERIYYRDDRELPEKFKNAGLKLLRNATEEIRIRNDVIQLIGVEGSPYGFEAYGGREFMDKTVINPYAYSILMDHVPIIFEPQLSIYDFDLGIAGHVHGGIVRLPFIGGLYTQEEGFFPRFTAGEYKLEKQQILIISAGLGDSKPFPPRINNLPELVVIDINRY, from the coding sequence ATGAAAACTGAGAGTGTGCCTGGAATGATGCAAACAACGAAGCAGAAAAGCAGATTTCTGCGGGGACTCCTTCGTATTCTGATTGCTTTTATCGTCCTGATGATAATCATCGGCGTGGCTGTGTATATATACAGCCTGTATACGCAGACCCATTACAGGATTACCTTCTATCAGGAAACGTCCGGCAAAGTCAGCGGCAATATCCGAATAGCAGTCATCTCCGACATCCATAACCGGGAATACGGGGAAAACAACAGGACACTGATTTCCGATATCCGTGCCCTGGATCCTGATCTGATTCTTTTCCCGGGCGACATGGTGATCCTGGATGAGGAAGATTACCAGCCTATGCTGAATCTTGTATCTGAATTATCCGGGATCGCCCCCTGCTACGGAGTTCTCGGCAACCATGAGAGCGAACGGATCTATTACCGGGACGACAGGGAACTGCCCGAAAAATTCAAAAACGCGGGACTGAAACTGCTGCGCAACGCGACAGAAGAAATCCGGATCAGGAATGACGTGATCCAGCTGATCGGGGTGGAAGGCAGCCCTTACGGATTTGAAGCATACGGAGGGCGGGAATTCATGGATAAGACCGTGATCAATCCGTATGCGTACAGCATCCTGATGGACCATGTCCCGATTATCTTCGAACCGCAGCTGTCCATATACGATTTCGACCTGGGAATTGCTGGGCATGTGCATGGCGGAATTGTGAGGCTTCCTTTTATTGGCGGCCTGTATACCCAGGAAGAAGGATTCTTCCCGCGCTTCACCGCGGGGGAATATAAGCTGGAAAAACAACAGATATTGATCATCAGCGCGGGACTCGGCGATTCAAAGCCGTTTCCGCCGAGGATCAACAACCTCCCTGAATTGGTTGTGATCGACATTAACCGGTATTGA
- a CDS encoding GGDEF domain-containing protein, whose amino-acid sequence MRQFSILRYLKKFSLLIFLLSAIGSLLIYFYAKSQQRYVASTVIQYTNSAAKEGYTPDGSPLNVEEIYSSTVIDAAMTDLGYHSNIDSVRSNCYVEEVIPETRQKLNEALVEKGEDPSYVTDTYRVYFVGDNDTGEDYAWNMLDAIIKNYYEFYAGKYVEEQLQGNGVSVLAEGNYDYMESTQVLEDSISEMLDYLLSKREDYPYFRSVETGYTYNDLYRIYRLLYNYEIPGLYAAILSDAETDDIDLLVSRLTKDCEDLQLNIGNRQERADFLKKLIDNYSARNKEMMDYHYQSAENGTESILKDVEYNHEHSSKETTYDELIQEYVNLNIDVQQKTIEKAHKEYLLSVFETVHRTSGQKTFSPEEIREKIAHCAELATKYYQYVENTGRELNRQLSANYLAMISSINVQPTVNIKLYLALAIVLFVLVGGIGAVLLGRALDFIDYFRYVDKTVQIPNRARCDAYIGELSDKLLDENFSCVAMKMDSLSSLSNEYGRAAGDEALKDFAAILKSYGDLYGFVGHNGSGVFYAFFPKCPPDKLDVILKAIGRQVEKYNNMKPGHTVHYICGKAVSSADHIFEIRDLLRLALQRMHSGQNGSDSETASGKNVPEDAQSCSKDRKNGEKS is encoded by the coding sequence ATGAGACAATTCAGCATTCTGCGCTATCTGAAGAAATTCAGCCTGCTGATCTTTCTTTTGTCCGCTATCGGCTCCCTGCTGATCTATTTCTACGCAAAATCCCAACAGCGGTATGTTGCATCTACGGTGATCCAGTATACAAACTCTGCGGCCAAGGAAGGGTATACGCCGGACGGGAGTCCGCTGAATGTGGAGGAAATCTATTCTTCGACGGTGATTGACGCGGCCATGACGGATCTGGGATACCATTCCAATATTGATTCCGTCCGTTCCAACTGCTATGTGGAAGAAGTGATTCCGGAAACCCGGCAGAAGCTGAATGAGGCACTGGTGGAAAAGGGAGAGGATCCCTCCTATGTAACAGATACCTACCGGGTATATTTCGTCGGCGACAATGATACCGGTGAGGATTATGCCTGGAATATGCTGGATGCCATAATCAAGAATTACTACGAGTTCTATGCGGGCAAGTATGTGGAGGAACAGCTGCAGGGCAACGGCGTTTCCGTGCTGGCGGAGGGAAACTACGACTATATGGAAAGCACGCAGGTGCTGGAGGATTCCATTTCGGAAATGCTGGATTACCTACTGAGCAAAAGAGAGGACTATCCGTATTTCCGGTCGGTGGAAACGGGATATACATACAATGACCTGTACCGGATCTACCGCCTGCTGTACAATTATGAGATTCCGGGCCTCTATGCAGCGATCCTGTCCGATGCAGAGACGGATGATATCGACCTGCTGGTGAGCCGGCTGACAAAAGACTGTGAGGATCTGCAGCTGAATATCGGGAACCGCCAGGAACGGGCTGATTTCCTGAAGAAACTGATTGACAATTACAGTGCCCGCAACAAGGAAATGATGGATTATCATTACCAGAGTGCGGAGAACGGAACGGAGTCCATCCTGAAGGACGTGGAGTACAACCACGAACACAGCAGCAAGGAAACCACCTATGACGAGCTGATCCAGGAATACGTGAACCTGAACATCGATGTCCAGCAGAAAACAATCGAAAAGGCGCACAAGGAATACCTGCTGTCTGTATTCGAAACCGTACACCGCACATCGGGACAGAAAACATTCAGCCCCGAAGAAATTCGTGAAAAGATCGCTCACTGTGCGGAACTGGCGACTAAATACTATCAGTATGTGGAAAACACAGGACGCGAACTGAACCGCCAGCTGAGCGCAAATTACCTGGCGATGATCAGCAGCATCAACGTCCAGCCAACGGTGAACATCAAGTTGTACCTTGCGCTGGCCATCGTACTGTTTGTGCTGGTGGGCGGCATCGGAGCTGTACTGCTGGGAAGAGCACTGGACTTTATCGACTATTTCCGGTATGTGGACAAGACGGTTCAGATTCCGAACCGGGCCAGGTGCGACGCATATATCGGCGAACTGTCAGACAAGCTCCTGGATGAGAATTTTTCCTGTGTGGCCATGAAGATGGATTCCCTGAGCAGCCTGTCCAATGAATACGGACGGGCAGCCGGCGATGAAGCCCTGAAGGACTTTGCGGCGATCCTGAAGAGCTACGGCGACCTGTACGGATTTGTAGGGCATAACGGCAGCGGCGTTTTCTATGCTTTCTTCCCGAAGTGCCCGCCGGATAAGCTGGATGTGATCCTGAAAGCAATCGGACGCCAGGTTGAGAAGTATAACAACATGAAACCGGGACATACGGTTCACTATATTTGCGGCAAAGCCGTTTCAAGCGCGGACCATATCTTTGAAATCCGGGATCTGCTCCGGCTTGCCCTGCAAAGGATGCATTCCGGGCAGAATGGCTCTGATTCAGAGACCGCTTCCGGGAAGAACGTGCCGGAGGACGCACAAAGTTGCAGCAAAGACAGGAAAAACGGGGAGAAATCATGA
- a CDS encoding O-antigen ligase family protein, which produces MTSDKLLLNGDGSRMQQTASGKCPVFVAFLAVACTVLAGLGDWKTLNDTYGALPKVIVLGTIVCAFLYFLVTADFAKLRKALGYFPIFLLMIAVYTLVSLYIWITDLSQAASISRAGQKILFQTIIIIYCVFMCYLFEDRAVNYMFFGMCAANTAIILLEMPKYGFAESISSVVTCLVTFGEAEGFVRALEIHDITFLFGQFFIYYMMFAPKSSKPERRIRRWGVILSVFFMLVGLKRSVLPAVILVCVFVKLVRKARRPGKCVMATGISLFLFFYLYLYLTRNGILVSFLESLGVDMMGRDVLWKLPNDYYELSLFWKGLGFEGVTDLVNIWYSNGLINHPFPLHNDILRIFIELGALGFTLWAGINYILYPSYWMKQHDTETGLLYIAILAYMSVTYLTDNTAFYFWSCIGLKLIPMSYSYQIREPLKQVQWKAPTPNEAMNEIRLIEMGE; this is translated from the coding sequence ATGACGAGCGATAAACTCCTGCTGAACGGTGACGGCAGCAGGATGCAGCAGACAGCGAGCGGGAAATGTCCTGTATTTGTGGCATTTCTCGCTGTTGCCTGCACCGTTCTTGCCGGCCTCGGAGACTGGAAAACCCTTAATGATACATACGGGGCGCTTCCGAAAGTCATCGTGCTCGGAACGATTGTATGCGCTTTTCTGTATTTTCTTGTGACCGCTGATTTCGCGAAGCTCAGGAAGGCACTGGGGTATTTCCCGATATTCCTGCTGATGATCGCTGTTTATACCCTGGTCAGCCTGTACATATGGATCACGGATCTGTCCCAGGCGGCATCCATCAGCCGGGCAGGGCAGAAGATCCTGTTCCAGACGATTATCATCATCTACTGTGTTTTCATGTGTTACCTGTTTGAAGACAGGGCAGTCAATTACATGTTCTTCGGCATGTGCGCCGCAAACACGGCCATCATCCTGCTGGAAATGCCCAAGTACGGTTTCGCGGAGAGCATTTCATCCGTAGTGACATGCCTTGTCACCTTCGGGGAAGCGGAAGGGTTTGTCCGCGCACTGGAAATCCATGATATCACTTTCCTGTTCGGGCAGTTTTTCATTTACTATATGATGTTTGCACCGAAAAGCTCGAAACCGGAGAGACGCATCCGGCGCTGGGGTGTGATCCTTTCCGTCTTCTTCATGCTGGTGGGACTGAAACGCAGCGTCCTGCCGGCGGTGATTCTTGTATGCGTGTTTGTAAAGCTGGTCCGAAAAGCCAGAAGACCGGGAAAGTGTGTGATGGCAACGGGAATCAGCCTGTTCCTGTTTTTCTATCTCTACCTCTATCTGACGCGGAACGGCATCCTGGTATCTTTTCTCGAATCGCTCGGTGTTGACATGATGGGCCGCGACGTCCTGTGGAAGCTGCCCAATGACTACTATGAGCTTTCCCTGTTCTGGAAGGGACTGGGCTTTGAGGGCGTGACCGACCTGGTGAATATATGGTACAGCAACGGACTGATCAATCATCCGTTTCCGCTTCACAATGATATCCTGAGGATCTTTATTGAACTCGGCGCGCTGGGATTCACCCTGTGGGCGGGTATCAATTACATCCTGTATCCTTCTTACTGGATGAAGCAGCATGATACGGAAACGGGATTGCTGTATATCGCGATCCTGGCCTATATGTCCGTAACGTACCTGACGGATAATACCGCCTTCTATTTCTGGAGCTGTATCGGTCTGAAACTGATTCCAATGAGTTACAGCTACCAGATCCGCGAACCCCTGAAACAGGTGCAGTGGAAAGCGCCAACGCCGAATGAAGCGATGAATGAAATCCGGCTGATTGAGATGGGAGAATAA
- a CDS encoding CDP-glycerol glycerophosphotransferase family protein: MLHILKRLPAYLKGVLLLTLLRPVAAVLRKTNKAYRQLWLVMERGYDARDNGYWFFRYLREQQPQVNACFVIDPESPDYGKVSQLGRTVRWRSLKHYLMYLAADMLIGTHVQPASPDLVTFYHLRQIGIRPRGKQAFLQHGIIGNKMKMMTYPGLKVDFFASGGRMEYDYLVSEYGFPEGVIQYTGLCRYDNLIRGNKPSNEILVMPTWRGSDYPRGEQFYGTEFYRHFQSLLRNSRLIRLLEERDLRLIFYPHIELQNELDKFKPASERIILASWRDYDVQTLLMRCSLLITDYSSVFFDAGYMEKPVIYYQFDPEDFRKYHYQEGYFSAEKHGFGPVSGTEEALVDAVYECAGNGFRMEEEYRKRLGAFFPVRDEKNCERTYRILCRMSGEK; this comes from the coding sequence ATGCTGCACATACTGAAGCGGCTGCCGGCTTATCTGAAGGGCGTGCTTCTCCTGACGCTGCTGCGGCCCGTCGCCGCGGTACTGAGGAAAACGAACAAAGCGTACCGCCAACTCTGGCTGGTAATGGAACGTGGGTATGACGCCCGGGATAACGGATACTGGTTCTTCCGCTACCTGCGGGAACAACAGCCGCAGGTCAACGCGTGCTTTGTCATCGATCCGGAAAGTCCGGATTACGGGAAGGTATCACAGCTCGGTCGGACTGTCCGGTGGAGATCGCTGAAGCACTACCTGATGTACCTGGCTGCTGATATGCTGATCGGTACTCATGTGCAGCCGGCTTCTCCGGACCTGGTTACGTTTTATCACCTGCGCCAGATCGGGATTCGGCCGCGGGGGAAACAAGCTTTCCTGCAGCACGGAATCATCGGAAACAAAATGAAGATGATGACATATCCCGGCCTGAAGGTTGACTTTTTCGCCAGTGGGGGCAGGATGGAATATGATTACCTCGTATCCGAATACGGTTTTCCGGAAGGCGTGATTCAATACACGGGATTATGCCGCTATGACAACCTCATTCGGGGTAACAAGCCTTCCAATGAAATCCTGGTTATGCCAACCTGGCGAGGGTCAGACTATCCCAGGGGAGAGCAGTTTTACGGAACGGAATTTTACCGGCATTTTCAGTCCCTGCTGAGAAATTCCCGCCTGATCCGTCTCCTGGAGGAGCGGGATCTCAGGCTGATTTTCTATCCCCACATTGAGCTTCAGAATGAACTGGACAAGTTCAAACCTGCGTCGGAACGGATCATTCTGGCCAGCTGGCGGGATTATGACGTCCAGACACTGCTGATGCGCTGCAGCCTGCTGATTACGGATTATTCCAGCGTGTTTTTCGATGCGGGATATATGGAAAAACCGGTGATTTATTACCAGTTTGATCCGGAGGATTTCCGAAAATACCATTATCAGGAAGGTTACTTTTCCGCGGAAAAGCACGGCTTCGGTCCTGTTTCCGGAACAGAGGAGGCACTGGTGGACGCCGTATATGAATGTGCCGGGAACGGTTTCCGGATGGAGGAAGAATACCGGAAACGCTTGGGAGCATTTTTCCCGGTCCGGGATGAGAAAAACTGCGAGCGGACGTACCGGATCCTCTGCCGTATGAGCGGGGAAAAATGA
- a CDS encoding glycosyltransferase family 1 protein, with translation MLRVLHSVSNMARAGIETMLMNYYREIDRSRIQFDFLANKPVPGEYDEEIRSMGGRVFVSPGLNPVHYPRYRRYVAELLHENPDIRIVHAHNEAMGYYALQSAKDAGIRVRIAHAHNTQIIRDYKYPLKMVCKQLLPGAATDYWSCGRDAGIYYYGEKRWNESGVILHNAIDVERFGFRPDVRERQRQKYGLQDCFVIGHVGRFNVQKNHSRLLDIFAAVARDVPEARLVLIGTGELEQAMKEKANSLGIMDKTIFAGQMADVSEWYQAMDCFILPSLFEGLPVVGIEAQAAGLPCVFSDRVTDEVLLSPEACRISLGTDDAEWAGRIAAARHPETNRAQGMETVRRAGYDIHTEARKLQETYLEMEARAYSAAQPEA, from the coding sequence ATGCTTCGTGTGCTGCATTCCGTCAGCAATATGGCACGTGCAGGAATCGAAACCATGCTGATGAACTATTACCGGGAGATCGATCGGAGCCGTATCCAGTTTGACTTCCTGGCCAATAAACCGGTGCCGGGAGAATATGATGAAGAGATCCGCAGCATGGGTGGACGGGTGTTTGTCAGCCCCGGCCTGAACCCGGTGCATTATCCCCGGTACAGGCGTTACGTGGCAGAGCTCCTGCATGAAAATCCCGATATCCGGATTGTTCATGCGCACAATGAAGCCATGGGGTATTACGCGCTCCAAAGCGCAAAAGACGCCGGGATCCGGGTCCGGATTGCGCATGCGCACAACACGCAGATTATCCGCGATTACAAGTATCCGCTGAAGATGGTCTGCAAGCAGCTGCTTCCCGGTGCGGCAACGGATTACTGGAGCTGCGGCAGGGACGCGGGGATATATTATTACGGGGAAAAACGGTGGAATGAATCCGGTGTGATCCTGCATAACGCGATCGACGTGGAAAGGTTCGGGTTTCGGCCGGACGTCCGTGAACGGCAGCGGCAGAAGTATGGACTGCAGGACTGTTTTGTGATTGGGCATGTGGGAAGGTTCAACGTCCAGAAGAACCACAGCCGGCTGCTGGATATTTTTGCGGCCGTGGCCAGGGACGTTCCGGAAGCCCGTCTCGTGCTGATCGGCACCGGCGAGCTGGAACAGGCCATGAAGGAAAAGGCGAACAGCCTTGGAATCATGGACAAAACGATCTTTGCGGGACAGATGGCGGATGTCAGCGAATGGTATCAGGCAATGGACTGCTTCATACTTCCTTCGCTGTTTGAAGGACTTCCGGTGGTCGGCATCGAGGCGCAGGCAGCCGGGCTTCCGTGCGTGTTCTCGGACCGGGTGACCGACGAGGTCCTGCTCTCCCCGGAAGCGTGCAGGATTTCCCTCGGCACGGATGACGCGGAATGGGCTGGGCGGATTGCCGCGGCAAGGCACCCGGAAACGAACCGGGCGCAGGGAATGGAAACTGTCCGCCGGGCAGGGTACGATATCCATACGGAAGCGCGGAAGCTTCAGGAGACCTACCTGGAGATGGAAGCTCGCGCGTATTCCGCAGCACAGCCGGAAGCCTGA